In Conger conger chromosome 9, fConCon1.1, whole genome shotgun sequence, the genomic stretch taataAGCTTTcctatttgtttttgtgttttagtaaatgtattattttttgctCATTACACAGGGTAACACATTAACTTGCCACTTCATTTAAGATTGGGTAGTCACATAAGACGCAGAAGTTAGTGCTATCTACACAACATTGGCTATCACAACATTGTTTGCCTTGATGGAAAGGTGTGGAAAGGGACTGCCGTTTCACTACATTCAAGTCAAGCTGTGATCATTTTTCACCCAGGAACAGGGTATTGGACTCAACAAATGTCAGTAAGTCCCAATCATTCGCCATCTACCATGCTTACGGGGAGAATGTCTTTTGTTATCATTTCAGCCATTAAATCTGTGGTGTCAGCTGGACAACTGACAAGGTCTCCTTACAAAGTTGGGTTTTTATGTACTGTAATCCCTCAGCAGGCCTCAGAAGTTTGCTTCTTTGGTGGGTTAACATCATAGATGTTGACATGGTATGTGAATTTGGCAGAACCAAATTTGCACTGAACAATGGTTTCATTGAGCTTTTCAAAATCATTCCATGTTACATTATTTTGGGAGCTGGCCACCTTTTCAACTGACGATAAGGAAAGTGAACGATGAGCctaattcatttttatgaaacGTTTGCATAACATTTGGTTGCCACTATTATTATGATTGAGTATTCTTATCATTATTACAGGCTGTTCAGCAACTTCATAAGGTGGTCTATAGCCagtatattcattttaaatgagccAATATGCATCAATAATTGTGAGAATCTTCCTGATTTATTGATGCTTGAAAGAGGCATCGATGCCAAGCCTAGAAGAGTAGCATGCTCTCTGTGAAGCATGTGATGTTGCCAGCTGCCGCTTTTCATACTGCAAACCATTGGCACAGAAATCAGAAACCAAAAGGCCCTTTTTGCCCACCTTTGGTCTAATTGTGAGTGTTTCCGACCTGAAACGGCTTGGTCTAAAAATTCCCTAATGAGAAGCCTCGTCTGGGCCCCATGACTGAGTTGGCTCCAGCTGCCAGGAGGATCTTGACCATGGAGCAGTGTTACACAGATAAGATGTTCTCGTGTCATTCATTCTCTCAACAAAATATTCCATGCCAACTCTTGGATTTTTGGTTATACCACAGCACGtcttggatttttctttttcgtGTTGTTCAATAATGATGAGATGTAGAACCTCTGAAAATTTGAGCTTCATACTCCGGTCCATAAGTTTGTAAGGAAATGCCCTAAAtccaaaagatttttttatctAGATGTCATTTTGTATATATAATTCATATCTAGCCTCAAAAGCACAGATTTTTCACCAGGGGCAAATTTTGGCTGGAATCCAGTGTCAGAAATTTCACCCAATGTGTAGATACTTTGGATATGTTGACGTTGTTACATCCTCCTTCAACTTTTCTCAAAAGATTTAGCCTTGGTACTCTTTGTTCATATAACACTTCCAACTATCCTAATTGCTGTTACCAGTATGGCCACTGTGAACTCATCTACTTTTTAAACATGATTTAATCTATTACTGCATATATACATCCTTCATCCGGCCTGAAAACACTGGAAATGGAGTGTGTGCATCACTCTGTGACTCCAACTTTGACTGTATGTGTTCAAACTACATATGCTCCATAGATGCTTGCATCTAAAATTATTAGGCAAAGATAAGACTTAAAATTGGGAtacagaaatgtgatataaatgATGATCAGTATCCCATCTCAGTCACTtattgtggttaaggtaaatgactgggacacgcaaggttggtggttctaatcccggtgtagccacaataagatccgcacagccgttgggcccttgagcaaggcccttaaccctgcattgctccaggggaggtttgtctcctgcctagtctaatcaactgtacatcgctctggataagagcgtctgccaaatgccaataatgtaatgtagtctctctctctcttttcagtGGAGATATCGCACACAGACTTTGTGCTGCAGTCTGTGCAAGTTTTCAGCTCGGTCCTGGCACACCTACAAAAGCCATGTCCTACGGTGTCATGAGGAGGAGCAGGAACTGAGCTTGCTGTCGGTCTGTTCCTGCTGCTCATTCGTCGCTCACCCCAGGCTCATTTCTAGACATTTCAGAATTTTCCACGGTGGGCTTCCAAAGGCCTCGGGATTTGCTGCACCGCCCCTCATGTCCCAGACCCCAGTTGGACCATTACCCCCTGCCGCCAATTCGACAGAGAGGTACTCTTGTCGAAGATGCTCCTACCATGACACGCTCATTTACTGCATGAAGAAACATGTCTTGGTGACCCACTATGTATCCCTACTGAACCATTACTTTGGGCAGCGGGCGGACATTGACCAACGGGCTAAGGGCCTAAACTCGTTTAGGTTCTACTGCAAGATGTGCTTCCTTGCGGCTGAGAACTCTGAGCATCTGCTCTACCACATCCTGTCCTCTGACAAGCACAAAGAGGTGGACGCACACATCAACGGCTTGATATATGAACACGGCAAAGTCACCAAGAAGTACCTTCCCAATCTGGCGCCCAAGACAGTGCAATCGCATGTTTATAACAGTCCCTTGATTTCCAGGAATGGTGACCAACAGCCAGGAAAACCGTTGTCTCTGCAGCGGCCTGATGCAAGTCCAGTGTCTGGAGGCCCCCTGTCTGCAACATTGCTGCATGGAAGCCCACACAACACAGCCGCTCTGTGTACCTCGGGGTCCAGCCAGACCTTCCTCCCAGCACAGGCCTCAGCTCTAGTGCAGTTAGCCAGTGCAGAGGCCAAGGGCCGGTTGAGGCCTAGTTCAGCAGTTGCAGCTCTTCACAACACGCAGCCTCCCAGGGGGATCTCAGCCACCCTGCCCACTTCTGGGGGCTTAGCCACACCAATGATTCAGGCCCCAACGGGCACGGCCCTGGCGAACGTCTCTCATAACCCCCCTAAACCACCGCCGATTGCTGCTGGACTACCCACACAGCCGCCGCTGCAGCAACAGCCTCAtttgcagctgcagcagcagccccatttgcagcagcagctgcagcagcaacCTCAGCAGCCACGACAGGTCTTCTTGCCACCTGGTGTTCAGGTCAATGTCCCGGGCAATTTGGGTCTGCGAGGGCCAACTGCTCAGCCCCTTCTCCTAAATCCGAGGCTCCCTCTGAGCCAGCCTGCCCCACGTGGCACCATGATGACCTCACAATCTCTTCTTAGTCATCTGATTCCAACAGGAAACAAGGTCAACGGCCTGCCAACCTATACCCTGGCACCCCTTCAGGTCGGCATGCAAGTCCCGACGAGCAGCCTCCCAGTGGTCAGCAAAGGACCTGTACCTGCAGCCCAGGTCAACACCACTGCTTTAACGCAGACAAGCAAACCAACAGGTGTCTCTGTGACAGACCCTCCCACAGCTTCCAAACAAGCCAAAAAGTGGATAACTTGCCCAGTGTGTAATGAACTCTTTCCTTCCGATGTGTACCAGGTACACACAGAGGTGGCTCACAAAGTGCCCACCAAAGCAGCCAGGCAGAAGGGCCTGGCAGCCCGGGCACCATTCCTAAAGAAGATGCCAGATAAAACTGTTAAATGCCTAATGTGCAAGGTTCTGCTGTCGGAAAAAGGACTATTTGAGCATCTACTGCATGGCTTGAACTGTTTGTATTGTCAAGGAATTTTCTACTCAATCAAACAGCTCATGGAGCACACAAGCACTGAGCACAGTTCTTTGAAGAAAGCCAACTGCGACTTTATGAGACGGGAGTACCGGCTGTACTCTGACGATTATGGCAATCTCTTATTCCCGTATTTCGACATCAACACAACGGTCCCTAAAGAGCTAATTGGAGACAAGGAGCTTAACTTTGCTCTGGTCACAAGCTCTCTGGACCTGATCTTCTTGAAGATGTTTCCAGGCTCTGCCGAGTCTGTGTCTAGGCCATCCATCACTAAAACTGGCATTACGGTCTGCCCTTTTTGTCCTGAGAAACTCCATGGTGTGGAGAGTTACAACATGCATCTGAAGGAAAAGCATTACATCATACCCACCATCCATGCCATTTTAAAGACCCCGGCATTCAAGTGCATATACTGCAGTGGAGTCTACACCGGGAAGATCACACCCAAAGCTATCTCCATCCATGTGCAGCGCTGTCGGTGCAGACCCACCAAAAATGCTGAGAAGGTGATAAACCCAGACCCCAATGGCCAGTCAGTACCTGCTGTAAACAGGGATGAACAGAGACCGCCCCTGTTCCCGCCTACCAAGCAGGCTCCTCCACCAGCGCCTGCCCACAAGACTGCTAGGGAAGAAGCTGAGCTGCACAGCAAACAGAGGCTGGAGATAGCAGTGAGGGAGGCAGTGGAGGCCAataagagggaaagggaggccAGGACAGTAAAGCGAAGGAAGGTAGAAGTGCCGAAGAGCACCACGCATCCTGCCGTCCAGACTCCGGTGCAGCACGACCCACCCGTGTCACTCCTATTGGACCCCACGGGAATGGAGATGCGGTCTTTTGAGGAACGCAGGGGATTCGTCACTGACTACTTCCACAAGAAGCCCTACCTGAGCAAGAAGGAGTGTGAAGTACTAGCCAACCGCCTCTGGCTTAACAAGATTGATGTATCATGCCACTTTGCCATCAAGCGCAACAAGTGTCTGAGAGCCATCCAGAGAAATAGAACTGCGGTACTGCTGGGTTTTAACATGGCCGAGTTGAAGAAGGTTAAGCATGACCTTTTAATTCCTGAGACTGAATCGGAAAAAACAGCTGCTTAAATAGTTCCAGTCCAGTATATacgttttttttgtactttgtgTGTACCGCAGGCAAGTTGCATTCTGCAGCAGTCCGACCACATTTTCCAGGTCTGGATTTTTTTGTAATGAATGAACTACAAGAAGCATTTGTTGACTGCTGGACTATTTAAAAGCTGCTCAGAATTTTGTTGATTTAACAGTAGTATTTCCGTACAGATATGGAGTATGTTGTCCTAGTATCTTCTCATACTGACTGTActgttgggaaaaaaaaaaatactgtgtttAGAAACAAAAtatcaacagtggtatgtattCTTCCAGTACACCTGTAAGTGTTGAACATGCAATCTGTTAACTTtgaattaatttcctttttaagCAATAACCTttgaaaatgtcatgtaattaaGGTTACGGTATGTTCATCGGAAATAATTTCATTGCCATTGAATTTAGTTTGCTTGATCACACTTCAAAAATTCCTATAAGGCTTATTTAAGTTTGTCCTTCCAGAGTCTGTACAAGTAAGtttaatttcataaataatttcttaattttcaaTTTGTAGAAATGGTTATTACTCTTTCTAATACTAGGCCATTTATTTCCAAACCTTATATTTAGTTTGACTATTGAAGCATAACAAACCTATATTATTtatgtaaaataacattttataatgTTGGGTTGCCTGAACGTAATGTTTAAAGCACAATCATAAGGGAGAGCAGAACTTTAAATTATCAAGTTTTGATACATTTAATGAATGGTGGAAGCCCATAGATTCTGTAAAATCCTTACTCAAATGGCACATCAGCATAGGCCTGTGCTTTTGTAGTGATTGGTGTAAAGGGATATTTAACTTTCCAGAGTTTTTGGCAATATTTAAGTTTTAgtatgcgcacgcacacactttcCATCATTTAGTGCTTATCAAATGCCATTGAACTGCTATTTActcatttgcattaatttgATAAAAATGATCAATAAATCAGAATGGGTAATTTAAGTTAAAATGTCTTGTGCAtcaaaatatacactcaatgagcactttattaggtttttattagatttattttttagagttaagtcttctgctgctgtagcctatccacttagaggtttgatgtgttgtgtgttcagagatgctcttctgcataccgctgttgtagtgcgtggttatttgcattactgtcaccttcgaccagtctggccattctccgctAATCAACAAGACGTttccgtccacagaactgccgctcactggatgttttttgtttttcgcactgtTCTactctgagtaaactctagagactgttgtgtgtgaaccCCAGATCTGCAGTTaaagaaatactcaaacctgtctgtctggcaccaacaatccacAGTCGAAATcattgagatcacattttttccccattctgatggttgatgtcaacattacctgaagctcctgacctgtatctgcatgattttatgcattgcagtgctgccacaaaattggctgattatataatcgCATAAATGggttggtgtacaggtatttctaataaagtgctcagcgagtgtaaGTGTTGGACTTTCACAATTACTCTTAAATCTGATAAAAAGGAGGAGTAGCACAGTTGATAAAATAATGTACTATACGTGAATAAAAGAATCCTAGGGAGTTTAGAATAATTTCTCAAGAAAGGCTCGAACATAGTTTTTGGTGGTTTTAAGTTGACCTGGGTTCCTTGGATCATAACAGTATTGGGTCCTGCCAATGACCCACCATTTGCCAATGGGCTACCAAGTGGTGGATTCCCATGTAGTATTGTGGTTACTGTAGGCTGTCAAATTGTCACTGGCAAGTGCAAGCGcaccaaataaatgaatgtactTCAGCAACAGTGCTGCTGGTGCATGGGTGGTATAGCAGCAGCTTGACAGAGTTGATGATTCCAAATCCTATAGAAATGTTGGGAGTCATTTAAGGTTGGATGGTGTGACAGTACATTGTGTACTTGTATCATACACGTGGTTACTGTAAAAGAGTTTGCGTTATTCCAGGTTTTCAGACAAAAAATTATTCCCAAATCCTCCTGTATTCTTCTCTTTCCTTGAATTAGTTTTAACATTAACAATGCCTCTACTTTTCCTATTGGTTTTCATCTTTTgaccaaaaatacatttgagtGTTGCTATGGGTGTATATGTGCCACAAATCCAACCCCCTTTTTCCAAAATGGCCTTccttttgttgtgtgtgaatgtgaacatGCATCTTATTATGCCAGTACTTGAGGGGGGGGAAACAGTTTAATGTTGTTGCTGTCAGTTTATGTACATAGCTTAGAAACAATGAGTCATTTCCCACATTTGCAATATTGACTTGTCTTTTATATCTCTTGTTTGTACATACAAAGTATCTTTAGATTTTTATACACACATTCTACAGTGATCATAATTTTATGAAGACC encodes the following:
- the adnp2b gene encoding activity-dependent neuroprotector homeobox protein 2b, translated to MYQIPVGNLDRIRRSRKKVKHILSEIGLENCKDLLGDLESFDAGEKTFHNTDWADFTEGHNGKRRKKWRYRTQTLCCSLCKFSARSWHTYKSHVLRCHEEEQELSLLSVCSCCSFVAHPRLISRHFRIFHGGLPKASGFAAPPLMSQTPVGPLPPAANSTERYSCRRCSYHDTLIYCMKKHVLVTHYVSLLNHYFGQRADIDQRAKGLNSFRFYCKMCFLAAENSEHLLYHILSSDKHKEVDAHINGLIYEHGKVTKKYLPNLAPKTVQSHVYNSPLISRNGDQQPGKPLSLQRPDASPVSGGPLSATLLHGSPHNTAALCTSGSSQTFLPAQASALVQLASAEAKGRLRPSSAVAALHNTQPPRGISATLPTSGGLATPMIQAPTGTALANVSHNPPKPPPIAAGLPTQPPLQQQPHLQLQQQPHLQQQLQQQPQQPRQVFLPPGVQVNVPGNLGLRGPTAQPLLLNPRLPLSQPAPRGTMMTSQSLLSHLIPTGNKVNGLPTYTLAPLQVGMQVPTSSLPVVSKGPVPAAQVNTTALTQTSKPTGVSVTDPPTASKQAKKWITCPVCNELFPSDVYQVHTEVAHKVPTKAARQKGLAARAPFLKKMPDKTVKCLMCKVLLSEKGLFEHLLHGLNCLYCQGIFYSIKQLMEHTSTEHSSLKKANCDFMRREYRLYSDDYGNLLFPYFDINTTVPKELIGDKELNFALVTSSLDLIFLKMFPGSAESVSRPSITKTGITVCPFCPEKLHGVESYNMHLKEKHYIIPTIHAILKTPAFKCIYCSGVYTGKITPKAISIHVQRCRCRPTKNAEKVINPDPNGQSVPAVNRDEQRPPLFPPTKQAPPPAPAHKTAREEAELHSKQRLEIAVREAVEANKREREARTVKRRKVEVPKSTTHPAVQTPVQHDPPVSLLLDPTGMEMRSFEERRGFVTDYFHKKPYLSKKECEVLANRLWLNKIDVSCHFAIKRNKCLRAIQRNRTAVLLGFNMAELKKVKHDLLIPETESEKTAA